TATTGGGGTCTTCTTCGTATTTGGGTTTGCTTCCGGTAAACGTATCAATCAACTTATCATTGGCATCCAAAATCTCAAAAGTGATGGTATCCGTTTCGTTCTGAAGGTAATATTGGATAGTAGCATCGCTGATTCCTCGTATCGCATCCGAAGGGGCGAACAGCACAGCAGATTGATTTTTCATTTCGTCCTTGTATTGTCGCAAGGGTTGAATATCATCCAAAATCCAAAAGCCGCGACCGTGCGAACCCAAGACCACATCGTTGTCCTTAATGACCACATCGCGAATGGGGGTATCGGGTAATTTTAATTGCAGACTTTGCCATTGCTGGCCGTCGTCCATGGAAAAATAAACGCCATGTTCCGTAGCTAAAAACAAAAGGCCTTGTCGTACATGATCCTCCCGAATCGCTCTTGCAAAATGTCCGTCTGCTATACCGTTGGTGATTTTTTTCCAAGTTTTACCATAATCGTGTGTTTTGAACACGTAAGGTTGCCTATCATCGACCTGATAACGATTTGCAGCCACAAATAAAGTTCCCGGTCGGTGTTTGGATTCATCAATGATGCTTACACGGGAGAACTTGGGCAAACCTTCTGGGGTAATGTCCTCCCAGTTTTTGCCACCATCCCGGGTGATATGGATTTTTCCATCATCCGAACCTGCCCAAATGGTATTGATATCATGAAAAGATGGCGCCAATGCAAAAACGGTGGCATAGATTTCAGGACCGTTCATATCCATGGTGATGACACCCCCGGTTTTTCCCAAGGTGGTAGGGTCGGCATAGGTGAGATCAGGGCTTATTTTCTCCCAGGACTGTCCATCATTGGTGGTTTTCCAAACATGCTGTGAACAGGTATACATGACATTGGCATCTTGGGGTGCGAACATGATGGGGAAAGTCCATTGCCAGCGCTCTGGTAACGCTTCGGCAGGCTCTCCGGAGAAGAATCTAGGGTATACCTGAATATCCCGTATTTGACCATTGCTTCGGTCGTATCGTGTTAATAATGCGCCCTGACTTCCTGCATAAAAAATGTCCAAGTTTTCGGGATGTTGCGTTATCCAGCCGCTTTCCCCACCACCAACGGCATAATACCAATCTTTATTGGGTCCTCTTGCCTGCATGTGGTCCCATCCATCGCTAGGCATAGCCAAAGTACTGTTGTCTTGTTGTGCACCCGCTACGTGATAGGGCACATCGTTTGTAGCCATTACATGGTAAAATTGCGTGGTTACAAAATCCTGGTCTGTCCAGCTTTTGCCTCCGTTGATGGTCACGTTGCCACCACCGTCGTTGGAATTGATCATGCGGTCGGGATTGTTGGGATCAATCCATAGATCGTGATTGTCTCCGTGCGGGGTTTTTATGATGGTATCAAAGGTTTTACCGCCATCGGTGGATTTATACATTCGAGTATTGAGGCCGTAAACGGTTTCCTTGTCTAAAG
The nucleotide sequence above comes from Flagellimonas sp. HMM57. Encoded proteins:
- a CDS encoding glycosyl hydrolase gives rise to the protein MAQHWPAPWGRSLGCAGSPTRPNEYYFGATGGGLWKTVDGGNEWKPVTDGQVTSSSVGAVAIAETNPDIVYIGMGEVQLRGSITQGDGVYKSEDAGKTWKHLGLKETQAVARIRIHPTNPDIVYVAALGHPYGDNEERGVFRSTNGGDTWEKILYASPKAGAVDLIIDRKNPDVLYATTWQVYRKAWKMWGGGGDSKLWKSVDGGDTWTDLTSNEGMPEGPIGKIGVTVSPVDSNRVWVIVEANEGGVFRSEDAGKTWERTNDERKLRQRAFYYSRIYADPLDKETVYGLNTRMYKSTDGGKTFDTIIKTPHGDNHDLWIDPNNPDRMINSNDGGGNVTINGGKSWTDQDFVTTQFYHVMATNDVPYHVAGAQQDNSTLAMPSDGWDHMQARGPNKDWYYAVGGGESGWITQHPENLDIFYAGSQGALLTRYDRSNGQIRDIQVYPRFFSGEPAEALPERWQWTFPIMFAPQDANVMYTCSQHVWKTTNDGQSWEKISPDLTYADPTTLGKTGGVITMDMNGPEIYATVFALAPSFHDINTIWAGSDDGKIHITRDGGKNWEDITPEGLPKFSRVSIIDESKHRPGTLFVAANRYQVDDRQPYVFKTHDYGKTWKKITNGIADGHFARAIREDHVRQGLLFLATEHGVYFSMDDGQQWQSLQLKLPDTPIRDVVIKDNDVVLGSHGRGFWILDDIQPLRQYKDEMKNQSAVLFAPSDAIRGISDATIQYYLQNETDTITFEILDANDKLIDTFTGSKPKYEEDPNIPWWKKGGRPNLRLQEESTPLRGIYDIPVLRSLKE